In one window of Methanoculleus thermophilus DNA:
- a CDS encoding glycosyltransferase family 2 protein, translated as MEEHTPRFVGQESQIEIPALHCEVQEQITPLRTPTAREHWRIVSETTETAVLPSKRSGRIRTLVAIPCFNEEIAIGSVVLTARLYADEVLVIDDGCTDSTAKVAREAGATVISHGRRMGKGRGIKNALRYAIEHGYDCLVFMDGDGQHNPREIPLLTEPILADTADIVIGFRTFGQMPLYRRLGRAVLDLATSNGSSITDSQCGFRALNRKTMESMLDTLRKDDFSTESEMLRIAQEKHLRVGETPINCKYGDDLHTSTKNPLSHGIEVLGSIFWLTIERKPLLCIGLPGLVAIFAGVFVLLQFFWDFSATGLVPVELGMLASLFLIPGTIALILGLALALIARMQE; from the coding sequence TTGGAAGAACATACACCCCGGTTTGTCGGGCAAGAGAGCCAGATCGAGATCCCTGCCCTCCACTGCGAGGTCCAGGAGCAGATTACCCCATTGAGAACGCCGACAGCCAGGGAGCATTGGCGGATAGTGAGCGAGACCACAGAGACTGCAGTCCTCCCCTCCAAAAGATCGGGCCGGATAAGAACGCTTGTCGCTATCCCCTGTTTTAATGAGGAGATTGCAATCGGCTCGGTTGTTCTGACGGCCCGATTGTATGCAGACGAAGTTCTGGTGATCGATGATGGGTGTACGGACAGCACCGCAAAGGTCGCCCGGGAAGCCGGTGCGACCGTCATCTCGCATGGCCGCCGGATGGGGAAAGGACGGGGCATCAAGAACGCTCTCAGATACGCAATCGAACACGGTTACGACTGTCTGGTCTTCATGGATGGAGACGGTCAGCATAACCCGAGGGAGATACCTCTCCTGACCGAACCGATCCTCGCCGATACTGCTGACATCGTCATAGGGTTTCGAACCTTCGGCCAGATGCCCCTGTATCGGAGGCTTGGGCGGGCTGTGCTCGATCTGGCCACCAGCAACGGGAGTTCGATCACCGACTCGCAGTGCGGATTTCGGGCGCTGAACCGGAAGACAATGGAGTCGATGCTTGATACGTTACGAAAAGATGATTTCTCAACCGAATCAGAGATGCTCCGGATCGCGCAGGAAAAGCACCTGCGGGTTGGAGAGACACCGATCAACTGTAAGTATGGTGACGACCTTCACACATCCACGAAAAACCCCCTATCCCATGGAATAGAGGTACTTGGGTCGATATTCTGGCTCACAATCGAGAGAAAACCTCTCCTGTGTATTGGTCTTCCCGGGCTCGTCGCGATCTTCGCAGGCGTCTTCGTCCTGCTCCAGTTCTTTTGGGACTTCAGTGCGACGGGTCTTGTCCCGGTCGAGCTGGGTATGCTCGCGTCGCTCTTCCTGATCCCGGGGACAATTGCACTCATACTGGGTCTAGCCCTCGCTCTTATTGCAAGAATGCAGGAGTGA
- a CDS encoding CehA/McbA family metallohydrolase — MLRCDLHVHTRFSKDGESSVEEILRRAESVGLDAVAITDHDTVEGARYALECDSSVTVIPGIEISTKQGHLLALGVTEPIPAGRDFFETVALARDLGALLILPHPYHRWRHGVGRRLAAGIEAVDAVEVFNSRYITGSANRKAAVIARKFGKPGVAGSDAHNARYVGFGVTYVTAEPDVDSILSAIREGRTMAGGRMTPLHTYTRQSIKGALRRIRRTMHRPIFPPGRGL, encoded by the coding sequence ATGTTACGGTGCGATCTGCACGTCCACACCAGATTCTCCAAAGACGGGGAGAGCAGCGTGGAGGAAATTCTCCGGCGGGCGGAGTCCGTCGGCCTCGACGCCGTGGCAATCACCGACCACGACACGGTCGAAGGGGCCCGCTACGCCCTGGAGTGCGACTCCTCCGTGACCGTGATCCCCGGGATTGAGATATCGACAAAGCAGGGTCACCTGCTCGCTCTCGGGGTCACCGAGCCCATTCCGGCCGGTCGGGACTTCTTTGAGACCGTCGCGTTAGCCAGGGATCTGGGTGCCCTGCTGATCCTCCCGCACCCCTACCACCGCTGGCGCCACGGCGTCGGGAGACGGCTTGCCGCGGGTATCGAAGCGGTGGACGCTGTGGAGGTCTTCAACAGCCGCTACATCACCGGGTCGGCGAACCGGAAGGCCGCAGTCATTGCGCGAAAGTTCGGAAAACCCGGTGTTGCCGGGAGCGACGCTCATAACGCCCGGTATGTCGGGTTCGGAGTCACCTACGTCACGGCCGAGCCGGATGTAGACTCGATCCTCTCCGCGATCCGGGAGGGACGAACGATGGCGGGGGGCAGGATGACGCCGCTGCACACCTACACGCGCCAGTCAATCAAAGGTGCTCTGCGCAGGATACGGCGAACGATGCACCGGCCAATCTTCCCGCCTGGACGGGGTCTATGA
- a CDS encoding dihydropteroate synthase-like protein: protein MRILLPTGSATVEIVKAVAERFRDRYTIDVVVTGEIASFLTPGVLRRLLAGGNYDMAIVSGMCTASFADVERETGVPVYRGPRHAADLPIVLSVLDHVTLSKTVPADEFLAETRREEACRQVALREVEADADFVIRGVKIGGNSRMKVLAEIMDAHRRDDLVFEVERFFADGADIVDLGFGFDATPDDVKRVFSVLEGIDGPLAVDTQDPRLIAAALFRADLVLSLHEENIPAVGKAVADAGAAAVVVPRERTLEENIAAAREAGISRLIADPLLQPVGSGLVDSLANFKAAPHPLFFGAGNVVELMDADSPGANALLAGMAHEVGAAVVFTSEHSDKTRGSVAEMRRATEMVALMTGRPYPKDLGLDLLILKEKRRRREPPLAYESIVDAHPAPDEIVYDPLGCIRIGIEDDWIVAVHRGRAVRGRSWEDVFYTLLSNGSLSRLDHAAYLGKELFKAELAIRHKRSFEQDGPF, encoded by the coding sequence ATGCGCATTCTTCTCCCGACGGGATCGGCAACGGTGGAGATCGTCAAAGCCGTTGCTGAGCGGTTCCGCGACCGCTACACGATAGATGTGGTCGTCACCGGCGAGATCGCCTCGTTTCTTACCCCCGGGGTTCTCCGAAGGCTTCTAGCCGGCGGCAACTACGATATGGCGATCGTCTCTGGGATGTGCACGGCATCTTTCGCGGATGTCGAGCGCGAAACCGGTGTCCCGGTCTACCGTGGCCCGCGGCATGCGGCTGACCTCCCGATTGTCCTCTCGGTGCTCGACCATGTTACCCTCTCAAAGACCGTCCCCGCCGATGAGTTCCTTGCAGAGACCCGGCGTGAGGAGGCCTGCCGGCAGGTGGCGCTCCGGGAGGTGGAGGCAGACGCCGATTTCGTCATACGGGGTGTAAAGATCGGCGGGAACTCGAGGATGAAGGTGCTTGCGGAGATCATGGATGCGCACAGGCGCGACGATCTGGTCTTTGAGGTCGAACGGTTCTTTGCCGACGGGGCCGATATCGTGGACCTGGGATTCGGGTTCGATGCGACCCCTGATGATGTCAAAAGGGTTTTTTCGGTTCTCGAGGGGATTGATGGCCCTCTCGCGGTCGATACACAGGATCCCCGTCTCATCGCTGCGGCGCTCTTTCGCGCCGATCTGGTCCTCTCCCTGCATGAGGAAAACATCCCGGCCGTCGGGAAGGCGGTCGCCGATGCCGGGGCGGCCGCGGTCGTTGTGCCCCGCGAGCGGACGCTTGAAGAGAATATCGCCGCCGCAAGAGAGGCCGGGATCTCCCGCCTCATCGCCGACCCTCTCCTCCAGCCGGTGGGATCGGGGCTCGTCGATTCGCTTGCCAATTTCAAGGCGGCTCCACACCCCCTCTTTTTTGGGGCGGGAAACGTCGTGGAACTGATGGACGCCGATTCGCCCGGGGCGAACGCCCTGCTTGCGGGGATGGCCCACGAGGTCGGTGCCGCCGTCGTCTTCACGAGCGAGCACAGTGATAAGACCAGAGGATCGGTGGCGGAGATGCGGCGTGCGACCGAGATGGTGGCCCTCATGACCGGTCGGCCGTATCCGAAAGATCTGGGGCTCGACCTCCTGATCCTCAAAGAGAAGCGGCGGCGACGCGAACCCCCGCTCGCGTATGAGAGTATCGTTGATGCGCACCCCGCCCCCGACGAGATCGTCTACGATCCTCTCGGGTGCATCCGTATCGGGATCGAGGACGACTGGATCGTCGCGGTTCACCGGGGCCGGGCCGTGCGGGGAAGATCCTGGGAAGACGTCTTTTATACGCTTCTCTCAAACGGGAGTCTCTCCCGGCTCGACCACGCCGCATACCTCGGCAAAGAACTCTTCAAGGCGGAACTCGCCATCCGGCATAAGAGAAGTTTTGAGCAGGACGGGCCATTCTGA
- the truA gene encoding tRNA pseudouridine(38-40) synthase TruA has translation MNLAIRFSYFGDRFYGSQMQPGLRTVEGEFIEACRRLQVFDDWREAHFVTAGRTDRGVHARNQVCSFRTEAPDRAVSALNHLLPADIWCTGWASVPDEFNPRYGALSRTYRYYFFPAPEDVPSMHDAAQEFIGEHNFSAFSRPSDRSPVRRILAARVFEDGPFAVFEVTGESFLWNMVRCMATALERVGRGEAGSGDIARLLAKPAGQRVPAAPPEGLVLWDIDYGITFTPVQIDEKSRRYIADRHRRHAIMAEISARLTPGEI, from the coding sequence ATGAACCTAGCAATCCGTTTCTCGTACTTTGGAGACCGTTTCTACGGCTCACAGATGCAGCCGGGGCTTCGGACCGTGGAAGGCGAATTCATTGAGGCCTGCAGACGCCTCCAGGTCTTCGACGACTGGCGGGAGGCGCATTTTGTCACCGCCGGCCGCACCGACCGCGGGGTGCACGCCCGAAACCAGGTCTGCTCGTTTCGAACCGAGGCACCCGACCGGGCAGTCTCTGCACTGAACCATCTCCTCCCGGCCGACATCTGGTGTACCGGGTGGGCGAGCGTGCCGGACGAGTTCAATCCCCGGTATGGAGCGCTATCAAGGACCTACCGCTACTACTTCTTCCCCGCTCCGGAGGATGTTCCCTCCATGCATGATGCTGCACAGGAGTTCATCGGGGAGCACAACTTCTCGGCGTTTTCCCGCCCTAGCGACCGAAGCCCGGTGCGGAGGATTCTTGCGGCACGAGTCTTTGAGGACGGACCGTTCGCCGTCTTTGAGGTGACAGGAGAGAGTTTCCTCTGGAATATGGTACGGTGCATGGCGACAGCACTCGAGCGTGTGGGGAGAGGAGAGGCAGGATCCGGAGATATCGCCCGTCTCCTTGCGAAGCCAGCGGGCCAGAGGGTCCCCGCCGCTCCTCCAGAGGGGCTTGTCCTCTGGGACATTGATTATGGAATTACCTTCACGCCGGTCCAGATCGATGAAAAAAGCCGCCGATACATTGCAGATCGCCACCGCCGCCACGCCATCATGGCAGAGATCTCTGCACGCCTTACGCCAGGAGAGATATAA
- a CDS encoding fasciclin domain-containing protein codes for MRMNPIIGFAVILAVGLVALPALAATAEVEIRGGAYHPAALTVESNTTVTWTNYDGVSHSVTSAGGLFDSGPIEQNETFDYTFIDPGTYPYGCTINASTQRTPMQGVVIVVPEGMAVEPGENVTGNMTLADLVGENENLTTFAGLVETAGLTETVLSTGGPYTVFAPSDAAFEGLDEGLFNLVSNDTEMLDALLMHHVVRGNYTVEDLNAAGNETALETLSGENLTVEAADGSLAVENATIAVSDLVAENGVIHIIDVVLLPPGLAPPAGEVNVTIIEPMEGAGVPAGNVTVSVNVTNFTLVEPTGQPNAPGEGHLHYYLDAPIPTNESVPAIPPTGGYVVSTNLTHTWGNVTAGEHNLSVQVVNNDHTPLIPLVFDTVNITVEGNETSGEALEARVIP; via the coding sequence ATGAGGATGAATCCAATCATCGGGTTTGCCGTGATCCTGGCCGTCGGTCTGGTCGCCTTGCCGGCCCTCGCGGCGACCGCCGAAGTTGAGATACGTGGTGGGGCGTACCATCCCGCCGCGCTCACGGTCGAGAGCAACACGACGGTAACCTGGACAAATTATGACGGGGTGAGCCATTCCGTCACCAGCGCGGGAGGGCTCTTTGACTCCGGGCCGATAGAGCAGAACGAGACGTTCGACTACACCTTCATCGATCCGGGGACGTACCCGTACGGGTGCACGATCAATGCTTCAACGCAACGGACACCCATGCAGGGCGTCGTCATCGTCGTCCCGGAGGGTATGGCCGTCGAACCCGGGGAGAATGTGACCGGGAACATGACGCTCGCCGATCTGGTCGGAGAGAATGAGAATCTGACCACCTTCGCGGGGCTTGTCGAGACGGCCGGGCTTACGGAGACGGTGCTCTCCACCGGTGGGCCGTATACGGTCTTTGCTCCCAGCGATGCTGCCTTTGAGGGCCTTGACGAAGGCCTCTTTAATCTGGTTTCAAATGATACCGAGATGCTTGACGCTCTCCTGATGCACCATGTGGTGAGAGGGAATTATACCGTGGAAGACCTGAATGCTGCCGGAAACGAGACGGCTCTTGAGACGCTCTCCGGGGAGAACCTCACGGTTGAGGCGGCCGACGGCAGCCTCGCGGTGGAGAACGCCACCATCGCGGTATCCGATCTGGTAGCCGAGAACGGCGTCATCCATATCATCGATGTGGTCCTTCTCCCGCCGGGTCTTGCCCCGCCGGCCGGTGAGGTGAACGTCACGATCATTGAGCCCATGGAGGGCGCCGGCGTCCCCGCCGGGAACGTCACGGTGAGCGTGAATGTGACAAACTTCACGCTGGTCGAACCGACCGGGCAGCCGAACGCGCCGGGCGAGGGACATCTGCACTACTACCTGGACGCCCCGATACCGACGAATGAGAGCGTTCCGGCCATCCCGCCGACCGGCGGTTACGTCGTCTCCACAAACCTCACCCACACCTGGGGGAACGTGACGGCGGGCGAGCACAACCTCTCGGTCCAGGTGGTCAACAACGACCACACACCGCTCATTCCGCTCGTCTTTGATACGGTGAATATCACCGTCGAGGGGAACG